A genomic region of Zalophus californianus isolate mZalCal1 chromosome 1, mZalCal1.pri.v2, whole genome shotgun sequence contains the following coding sequences:
- the PAQR9 gene encoding membrane progestin receptor epsilon, whose translation MPRRLQPRGAGTKGPPATTAAASEAASSSHPSASGDPPASAKPLLRWDEVPDDFVECFILSGYRRLPCTAQECLASVLKPTNETLNFWTHFIPLLLFLSKFCRLFFLSGQDVPFHHPWLLPLWCYASGVLLTFAMSCTAHVFSCLSLRLRAVFFYLDYASISYYGFGSTVAYYYYLLPGLSLLDARVMTPYVQQRLGWHVDCTRLIAAYRALVLPVAFVLAVACTVACCKSRTDWCSYPFALRTFVFIMPLSMACPIMLESWLFDLRGENPTLFVHFYRRYFWLVVAAFFNVSKIPERIHPGLFDIIGHSHQLFHIFTFLSIYDQVYYVEEGLRQFLKAPPAAPTFSGTVGYMLLLVVCLGLVIKKFLNKTEFCSKK comes from the coding sequence ATGCCGCGGCGCCTGCAGCCCCGGGGCGCGGGCACAAAGGGCCCGCCGGCCACGACCGCCGCGGCTTCGGAGGCGGCCTCAAGTTCCCACCCCTCCGCCTCCGGGGACCCTCCAGCATCGGCCAAGCCGCTGCTGCGCTGGGACGAGGTTCCCGACGACTTCGTGGAGTGCTTCATTCTGTCGGGCTACCGGCGGCTGCCATGTACCGCGCAGGAGTGCCTAGCCTCGGTGCTGAAGCCTACCAACGAGACGCTCAACTTCTGGACGCACTTCATCCCGCTGCTGCTATTCCTGAGCAAGTTCTGCCGCCTGTTCTTTCTGAGCGGCCAGGACGTGCCCTTCCATCACCCGTGGCTGTTGCCTCTGTGGTGCTACGCGTCGGGCGTGCTGCTGACCTTCGCCATGAGCTGCACGGCGCACGTGTTCAGTTGCCTGTCGCTGCGCCTGCGCGCTGTCTTCTTCTACCTGGACTACGCGTCCATCAGCTACTACGGCTTCGGCAGCACAGTGGCTTACTACTACTACCTGCTGCCGGGCCTGAGCTTGTTGGACGCCAGGGTGATGACACCGTATGTGCAGCAGCGCCTGGGCTGGCACGTGGACTGCACGCGCCTCATCGCCGCCTACCGCGCGCTCGTGCTGCCAGTGGCCTTCGTGCTGGCCGTGGCCTGCACAGTGGCCTGCTGCAAGAGCCGCACAGACTGGTGCTCTTACCCATTCGCGCTTCGCACTTTTGTGTTTATCATGCCCCTCAGCATGGCCTGCCCCATCATGCTCGAGAGCTGGCTCTTTGACCTGCGCGGCGAGAACCCCACGCTCTTCGTGCACTTCTATCGTCGCTACTTCTGGCTGGTGGTGGCCGCCTTTTTCAATGTGAGCAAGATCCCCGAGCGCATCCATCCAGGCCTCTTCGACATTATTGGCCATAGCCACCAGCTCTTCCACATATTCACTTTCCTTAGCATCTATGACCAGGTGTACTACGTGGAGGAGGGCCTGCGCCAATTCCTCAAGGCGCCGCCTGCGGCGCCCACCTTCTCTGGCACAGTGGGCTAcatgctgctgctggtggtctGTCTGGGACTGGTCATCAAGAAGTTCCTAAACAAAACCGAATTCTGCAGTAAAAAGTGA